In Comamonas sp. lk, the following proteins share a genomic window:
- a CDS encoding acyl-CoA carboxylase subunit beta, with amino-acid sequence MQDDILKQLEAKRELARLGGGQKRIDAQHKKGKLTARERIELLLDDGTFEEWDMFVEHRCTDFGMENTKIPGDGVVTGYGMINGRLVFVFSQDFTVFGGALSETHAEKICKVMDQAMKVGAPVIGLNDSGGARIQEGVASLGGYADVFQKNVLASGVVPQISMIMGPSAGGAVYSPAMTDFIFMVKDSSYMFVTGPEVVKTVTHEEVTAEELGGAITHTTKSGVADMAFENDVEALMMLRRLYNYLPLNNKEKAPVRETTDPVNRADLSLDTLVPENANKPYDMKELILKTVDDGDFFELQPEYAKNILIGFARMAGQTVGVVANQPLVLAGCLDIKSSIKAARFVRFCDAFNIPVVTFVDVPGFMPGTSQEYGGIIKHGAKLLYAYAEATVPKITVITRKAYGGAYDVMASKHLRGDVNLAWPHAEIAVMGAKGAVEIIFREDKNDPEKLAAREAEYKARFANPFVAGARGFIDDVIQPHETRKRICRSLEMLKNKQLDNPWRKHGNIPL; translated from the coding sequence ATGCAAGACGATATCCTGAAGCAGCTGGAAGCCAAGCGAGAACTCGCCCGGCTGGGTGGGGGACAAAAGCGCATCGATGCGCAGCACAAGAAGGGCAAGCTCACGGCGCGTGAACGCATCGAGCTGCTGCTGGACGACGGCACCTTCGAAGAGTGGGACATGTTCGTGGAGCACCGCTGCACGGACTTCGGCATGGAAAACACCAAGATCCCCGGCGACGGCGTGGTCACCGGCTACGGCATGATCAACGGCCGCCTGGTCTTTGTGTTCAGCCAGGATTTCACCGTTTTCGGCGGTGCACTGTCTGAAACCCATGCCGAGAAGATCTGCAAGGTGATGGACCAGGCCATGAAGGTCGGCGCTCCCGTCATCGGTCTGAACGATTCGGGTGGTGCACGTATCCAGGAAGGCGTGGCTTCCCTGGGCGGCTATGCCGACGTGTTCCAGAAGAACGTGCTGGCTTCGGGCGTGGTGCCCCAGATCTCCATGATCATGGGCCCCAGCGCCGGCGGTGCCGTGTACTCGCCGGCCATGACCGACTTCATCTTCATGGTCAAGGATTCGAGCTATATGTTCGTGACCGGCCCTGAAGTGGTGAAGACCGTGACCCACGAAGAAGTCACGGCAGAAGAGCTGGGCGGTGCCATCACTCACACCACCAAGAGCGGCGTGGCCGACATGGCTTTCGAGAACGACGTGGAAGCACTGATGATGCTGCGCCGTCTCTACAACTACCTGCCGCTGAACAACAAGGAAAAGGCCCCGGTACGCGAAACCACCGATCCGGTGAACCGCGCCGACCTGTCGCTGGATACGCTGGTGCCCGAGAACGCCAACAAGCCCTACGACATGAAGGAGCTGATCCTCAAGACCGTGGACGATGGCGACTTCTTCGAGCTGCAGCCCGAATACGCCAAGAACATCCTTATCGGTTTTGCCCGCATGGCCGGCCAGACTGTGGGCGTTGTGGCCAACCAGCCCCTGGTGCTGGCAGGCTGCCTGGATATCAAGTCTTCCATCAAGGCCGCGCGCTTTGTGCGCTTCTGCGATGCTTTCAACATCCCCGTGGTGACCTTTGTGGATGTGCCCGGCTTCATGCCCGGTACCAGCCAGGAATACGGCGGCATCATCAAGCACGGCGCCAAGCTGCTGTACGCATACGCTGAAGCCACAGTGCCGAAAATCACCGTCATCACCCGCAAGGCCTACGGCGGCGCGTACGACGTGATGGCTTCCAAGCACTTGCGCGGCGACGTGAACCTGGCCTGGCCCCATGCCGAAATCGCCGTCATGGGCGCCAAGGGCGCGGTGGAGATCATCTTCCGCGAAGACAAGAACGACCCCGAGAAGCTGGCCGCCCGCGAAGCCGAATACAAGGCCCGCTTTGCCAACCCCTTTGTGGCCGGCGCCCGCGGCTTTATCGACGATGTGATCCAGCCGCACGAGACGCGCAAGCGCATCTGCCGCAGCCTCGAGATGCTCAAGAACAAGCAGCTCGACAATCCGTGGCGCAAGCACGGCAACATCCCGTTGTGA
- a CDS encoding GntR family transcriptional regulator, whose amino-acid sequence MTRKTLTPSALYEQVAEQLRQRIFQHELEPGAWIDELKLAEEYGISRTPLREALKVLAAEGLVTMKVRRGAYVTEVSPKDIADVYHLLSLLEADAAKVVADTASDEQLAALHETHQQLVDNTEDADRFFELNESFHMQILDYADNRWRDQLVADLRKVMKLNRHKSLFKQGRIKDSLAEHEAIMSALLQRNGDMAATAVREHFSNGLVAAT is encoded by the coding sequence ATGACAAGAAAAACTTTGACCCCCAGCGCACTGTATGAACAAGTGGCGGAGCAGTTGCGCCAGCGCATCTTTCAGCATGAGCTGGAGCCGGGCGCCTGGATTGACGAACTCAAGCTTGCCGAGGAATACGGCATCAGCCGCACGCCTTTGCGCGAGGCGCTGAAAGTGCTGGCTGCCGAAGGCCTGGTCACCATGAAGGTGCGCCGCGGCGCCTATGTGACCGAAGTCTCGCCCAAGGATATTGCCGACGTCTACCACCTGCTGAGCTTGCTGGAAGCAGATGCTGCCAAGGTCGTGGCCGATACGGCCAGCGACGAGCAACTGGCCGCTTTGCATGAAACCCACCAACAGTTGGTGGACAACACCGAGGACGCGGATCGTTTCTTTGAGCTCAATGAGAGCTTTCACATGCAAATCCTGGACTACGCAGACAACCGCTGGCGCGATCAGCTGGTGGCCGATTTGCGCAAGGTCATGAAGCTCAATCGCCACAAGTCGCTGTTCAAGCAAGGCCGTATCAAGGATTCGCTGGCTGAGCACGAGGCCATCATGTCCGCTTTGCTGCAGCGCAATGGAGACATGGCGGCGACGGCAGTACGCGAGCATTTCAGCAATGGGCTGGTAGCCGCCACCTAG
- a CDS encoding VOC family protein, with amino-acid sequence MSNRPFKVLGIQQVAIGGTDKNRMKKLWVDMLGLEQTGTFQSERENVDEDILAMGKGAMKVEVDIMQPMDIEKKPAVHATPLNHIGLWIDDLPKAVEWLTANGVRFAPGGIRKGAAGYDITFLHPKSNDEFPIAGEGVLIELVQAPADVIAALG; translated from the coding sequence ATGAGCAACCGTCCTTTCAAGGTTCTGGGCATTCAGCAAGTGGCCATCGGCGGCACCGACAAGAATCGCATGAAAAAGCTGTGGGTGGACATGCTGGGTCTGGAGCAGACCGGCACCTTCCAGAGCGAGCGCGAGAACGTGGACGAAGACATTCTGGCCATGGGCAAGGGCGCGATGAAGGTGGAAGTGGACATCATGCAGCCCATGGACATCGAGAAAAAGCCCGCCGTGCACGCCACGCCGCTCAACCACATCGGTCTGTGGATCGATGACCTGCCCAAGGCCGTGGAATGGCTCACGGCCAACGGCGTGCGCTTTGCACCGGGCGGCATCCGCAAAGGCGCGGCCGGCTACGACATCACGTTTTTGCACCCCAAGAGCAATGATGAATTTCCCATTGCCGGCGAAGGTGTGCTGATTGAGCTGGTGCAGGCGCCGGCGGATGTGATTGCGGCGCTGGGCTAA
- the scpA gene encoding methylmalonyl-CoA mutase: MSQENPTAQGQTEFPAADLQAWNKAANKAAPGGDINNLNWVTPDGITVKPLYTAQDTADLAYTDTLPGFAPYIRGPQATMYAGRPWTIRQYAGFSTAEESNAFYRKALAAGGQGVSVAFDLATHRGYDSDHPRVTGDVGKAGVAIDSVEDMKVLFNQIPLDKVSVSMTMNGAVLPVLAGYVVAAEEQGVSQDQLSGTIQNDILKEFMVRNTYIYPPKPSMKIIGDIIEYTSANMPKFNSISISGYHMQEAGANQALELAFTLADGKEYVKTAVEKGMDVDAFAGRLSFFWAIGMNFYLEVAKMRAARLLWCRIMQKTGAKNPKSLMLRTHCQTSGWSLTEQDPYNNVVRTTIEAMAAVFGGTQSLHTNALDEAIALPTEFSARIARNTQLIIQEETHITNVIDPWAGSYMMEKLTQEMADKAWAIIEEVDAMGGMTAAVDSGWAKLKIEAAAAEKQARIDSGKEVIVGVNKYKLAKEDPVDILEIDNVKVRDGQINRLKDIKAKRDTTQVEQALAALTSAAESGQGNLLDLAIKAVRLRATVGEVSDALEKVYGRHRADTQKVTGVYAAAYDSAEGWDKLKEEINTASEALGRRPRVMIAKLGQDGHDRGAKVVATAFADLGFDVDMGPLFQTPEECARQAIENDVHAVGVSTLAAGHKTLVPAIIAELQKQGADDIIVFVGGVIPAQDYDFLYNAGVKGVYGPGTPIPASAKDVLEQIKKANGL, encoded by the coding sequence ATGAGCCAAGAGAACCCGACAGCCCAGGGCCAGACCGAATTTCCCGCTGCTGATCTGCAAGCCTGGAACAAGGCTGCCAACAAGGCGGCCCCCGGTGGAGACATCAACAATCTGAACTGGGTCACGCCGGACGGCATCACCGTCAAGCCTCTGTACACGGCGCAAGACACTGCCGATCTGGCCTACACCGACACGCTGCCGGGTTTTGCTCCCTATATTCGCGGTCCTCAGGCCACCATGTACGCGGGCCGTCCCTGGACGATTCGCCAGTACGCCGGTTTTTCCACCGCCGAGGAATCCAATGCCTTCTATCGCAAGGCCCTGGCTGCCGGCGGTCAAGGCGTTTCCGTGGCCTTCGATCTGGCCACGCACCGCGGCTATGACTCCGACCATCCCCGCGTGACGGGCGACGTGGGCAAGGCCGGCGTAGCGATCGATTCGGTGGAAGACATGAAGGTGCTCTTCAACCAGATCCCGCTGGATAAGGTCTCAGTCTCCATGACCATGAACGGCGCCGTCCTGCCCGTGCTGGCCGGCTATGTGGTGGCGGCCGAAGAACAAGGTGTGTCGCAGGACCAGCTCTCCGGAACGATTCAGAACGACATTCTGAAAGAGTTCATGGTGCGCAACACTTATATCTACCCGCCCAAGCCGTCGATGAAGATCATCGGCGACATCATCGAGTACACGAGCGCGAACATGCCCAAGTTCAACTCGATCTCGATCTCCGGCTATCACATGCAGGAAGCCGGCGCCAACCAGGCGCTGGAGTTGGCCTTCACCCTGGCCGACGGCAAGGAATACGTGAAGACCGCCGTGGAAAAAGGCATGGACGTTGACGCTTTTGCGGGCCGCCTGTCCTTCTTCTGGGCGATTGGCATGAACTTCTATCTGGAAGTGGCCAAGATGCGCGCTGCCCGCCTGCTGTGGTGTCGCATCATGCAAAAGACCGGTGCCAAGAACCCCAAGAGCCTGATGCTGCGCACCCACTGCCAGACTTCCGGTTGGTCGCTGACCGAGCAGGATCCTTACAACAATGTGGTACGCACCACCATCGAGGCCATGGCAGCCGTCTTTGGCGGCACCCAGTCGCTGCACACCAATGCGCTGGATGAAGCCATTGCCCTGCCTACCGAGTTCTCCGCCCGTATTGCCCGCAATACCCAGCTGATCATTCAGGAAGAAACCCACATCACCAATGTGATCGACCCCTGGGCCGGTTCCTACATGATGGAAAAGCTGACCCAGGAAATGGCCGACAAGGCCTGGGCCATCATCGAGGAAGTGGATGCCATGGGCGGCATGACCGCGGCCGTGGATTCGGGCTGGGCCAAGCTCAAGATCGAAGCCGCCGCCGCCGAAAAGCAGGCCCGCATCGACTCCGGCAAGGAAGTCATCGTCGGCGTCAATAAATACAAGTTGGCCAAGGAAGATCCGGTCGACATTCTGGAAATCGACAACGTCAAGGTGCGCGACGGCCAGATCAATCGTCTGAAGGATATCAAGGCAAAACGCGATACAACCCAGGTGGAACAAGCGCTGGCTGCTCTCACTTCGGCAGCAGAATCGGGCCAAGGCAATCTGCTGGATCTGGCTATCAAGGCCGTGCGCCTGCGCGCCACCGTGGGTGAAGTTTCCGACGCGCTGGAAAAAGTCTACGGCCGCCACCGCGCCGATACGCAAAAGGTGACCGGTGTGTACGCTGCCGCTTACGACTCCGCCGAAGGCTGGGACAAGCTGAAGGAAGAAATCAACACCGCCTCCGAAGCCCTGGGTCGTCGCCCTCGCGTGATGATTGCCAAGTTGGGTCAGGACGGTCATGACCGTGGCGCCAAGGTGGTGGCTACCGCCTTTGCCGATCTGGGTTTTGACGTGGACATGGGCCCGCTGTTCCAGACACCCGAGGAATGCGCCCGCCAGGCGATTGAAAACGATGTGCACGCCGTGGGTGTCTCCACCCTGGCTGCCGGTCACAAGACTCTGGTGCCCGCCATCATTGCCGAGCTGCAAAAACAAGGCGCTGACGACATCATCGTCTTCGTGGGCGGCGTGATTCCTGCGCAGGACTATGATTTTCTGTACAACGCCGGCGTCAAGGGCGTCTACGGCCCCGGCACGCCAATTCCTGCCAGCGCCAAGGACGTGCTCGAGCAGATCAAGAAGGCCAACGGTCTTTGA
- the accC gene encoding acetyl-CoA carboxylase biotin carboxylase subunit, whose product MFTKILIANRGEIACRVIATARKMGIQTVAVYSDADKDARHVKLADEAVHIGAAPSRESYLVAERIIAAAKQTGAQAIHPGYGFLSENEAFAKRCEDEGIAFIGPKAHSIAAMGDKIASKKLANEAQVNTIPGYNDAIAGPEQAVEIAKGIGYPVMIKASAGGGGKGLRVAFNDKEAFEGFASCQNEARNSFGDDRIFIEKFVQEPRHIEIQILGDSHGNVVYLNERECSIQRRHQKVIEEAPSPFISEETRKAMGEQAVQLAKAVKYQSAGTVEFVVGKDQDFYFLEMNTRLQVEHPVTECITGLDLVEQMIRVAAGEKLSFAQADVKRDGWAIECRINAEDPFRNFLPSTGRLVRFSPPEQTMWQADTEHLQGVRVDTGVYDGGEIPMFYDSMIAKLIVHGKDRNEAIAKMREALNGFAIRGISSNIPFQAALLAHPKFVTGEFNTGFIAEHYSHGFHAEDVPHSDPDFLVALALFRNRRYRARASTITGQMQGHNVQVGERYTAAVLGAEGNNQYVSGEVTDFDALSRVCKVVVNGKTYEFRSNADIRDLVVRGSCNGKPFTCQIERGTPKNPLALRVIHNGTQADVLVLSPKGAELHRLMPYKAPPDLSKFLLSPMPGLLVDVAVQPGQKVQAGEKLAVIEAMKMENILFAAQDGVVSKVSASKGDSLAVDDIILEFE is encoded by the coding sequence ATGTTTACCAAAATCCTGATTGCCAACCGCGGAGAAATTGCCTGCCGTGTGATTGCTACTGCCCGCAAAATGGGCATCCAGACCGTGGCGGTCTATTCCGATGCGGACAAGGATGCACGCCATGTGAAGCTGGCCGACGAGGCCGTGCACATCGGTGCAGCGCCCAGCCGCGAGTCCTATCTGGTGGCCGAGCGCATCATTGCAGCGGCCAAGCAGACCGGCGCGCAAGCCATTCACCCTGGCTACGGATTTCTGAGCGAAAACGAGGCTTTTGCCAAGCGCTGCGAAGACGAAGGCATTGCCTTTATCGGTCCCAAGGCGCATTCGATTGCCGCCATGGGCGACAAGATCGCTTCCAAGAAGCTGGCCAACGAGGCCCAGGTCAATACCATCCCTGGCTACAACGATGCCATCGCCGGCCCCGAGCAGGCCGTGGAAATCGCCAAGGGTATTGGCTATCCCGTGATGATCAAGGCTTCGGCCGGCGGCGGCGGCAAGGGCTTGCGCGTCGCGTTCAACGACAAGGAAGCCTTTGAAGGCTTTGCCAGCTGCCAGAACGAAGCCCGCAACAGCTTTGGCGATGACCGCATCTTCATCGAGAAGTTTGTGCAGGAGCCGCGCCACATCGAAATCCAGATTCTGGGCGACAGCCACGGCAATGTGGTGTATCTGAACGAGCGCGAGTGCTCGATCCAGCGCCGCCACCAGAAGGTGATCGAGGAAGCGCCAAGCCCCTTCATCAGTGAGGAAACCCGCAAAGCCATGGGTGAGCAGGCCGTGCAACTGGCCAAGGCCGTGAAGTACCAAAGCGCCGGCACCGTGGAGTTCGTGGTCGGCAAGGACCAGGACTTCTACTTCCTGGAAATGAACACCCGTCTGCAGGTGGAGCACCCGGTCACCGAGTGCATCACCGGCCTGGATCTGGTCGAGCAGATGATCCGCGTGGCCGCTGGCGAAAAGCTTTCCTTCGCTCAGGCCGATGTCAAGCGCGACGGCTGGGCCATCGAGTGCCGTATCAACGCCGAAGACCCGTTCCGCAACTTCCTGCCATCGACCGGCCGTCTGGTGCGCTTTTCGCCTCCCGAGCAGACCATGTGGCAGGCCGATACCGAGCACCTGCAAGGCGTGCGCGTGGATACCGGCGTGTATGACGGCGGCGAGATTCCCATGTTCTATGACTCGATGATCGCCAAGCTCATCGTGCACGGCAAGGATCGCAACGAAGCCATTGCCAAGATGCGTGAAGCCCTGAACGGCTTTGCCATTCGCGGCATCAGCTCCAACATCCCGTTCCAGGCCGCGCTTCTGGCCCACCCCAAGTTTGTGACGGGCGAGTTCAATACCGGCTTCATCGCCGAGCATTACAGCCACGGCTTCCATGCCGAGGACGTGCCTCACAGCGATCCGGATTTTCTGGTTGCCCTGGCACTGTTCCGCAACCGCCGCTACCGCGCGCGCGCTTCCACCATCACCGGCCAGATGCAGGGCCACAACGTGCAGGTGGGCGAGCGCTACACGGCTGCGGTGCTGGGCGCCGAAGGCAACAACCAGTATGTGAGCGGTGAGGTCACCGATTTCGACGCGCTGTCCCGTGTCTGCAAGGTCGTCGTCAACGGCAAGACCTACGAATTCCGCAGCAATGCGGATATCCGTGATCTGGTCGTACGCGGCAGCTGCAACGGCAAGCCTTTCACCTGCCAGATCGAGCGCGGCACGCCCAAGAATCCGCTGGCTCTGCGCGTGATTCACAACGGCACGCAAGCCGATGTGCTGGTGCTCTCGCCCAAGGGTGCCGAGCTGCACCGGCTCATGCCTTACAAGGCTCCGCCCGATCTGTCCAAGTTCCTGCTCTCGCCCATGCCCGGCCTCTTGGTCGACGTGGCCGTGCAGCCCGGTCAGAAGGTGCAAGCCGGCGAAAAGCTGGCCGTCATCGAAGCCATGAAGATGGAAAACATCCTCTTCGCAGCACAGGACGGCGTGGTGAGCAAGGTCTCGGCCAGCAAGGGCGATTCCTTGGCTGTGGACGACATCATTCTCGAATTCGAGTGA
- the meaB gene encoding methylmalonyl Co-A mutase-associated GTPase MeaB → MTPEQMQNGILHGEPAVRRRAMAKAITLLESSRADHREQADGLLTALLPHTGKSFRLGISGVPGVGKSTFIEALGLYLIAQGLQVAVLAIDPSSTVSGGSILGDKTRMEHLSMNLQAYIRPSPSSGTLGGVAEKTREAMLVCEAAGYDVVIVETVGVGQSEIAVHGMTDMFCVLQLPNAGDDLQAIKKGVMELADLVVINKADIDPHAATRAQAQITSSLRLLGMHGNPDHATHGALWQPRVLQISALLGQGVDAFWAAVASFKDMQTSNGRLALRREKQSLAWMWERIDFGLKQAFRQHTEVKAMLPALQADVAAGRIAASTAARNLLLAQMK, encoded by the coding sequence GTGACTCCTGAGCAAATGCAAAACGGCATCCTGCACGGCGAACCCGCCGTGCGCCGCCGGGCCATGGCCAAGGCCATTACCTTGCTGGAATCTTCGCGTGCCGACCACCGCGAGCAGGCCGACGGCTTGCTCACGGCTCTGCTGCCGCATACGGGCAAGTCTTTCAGGCTGGGCATCAGCGGCGTACCGGGCGTGGGCAAATCCACCTTCATCGAGGCGCTGGGCCTGTACCTGATTGCTCAGGGCCTGCAGGTGGCGGTGCTGGCGATCGATCCCTCGTCCACCGTCTCCGGCGGCTCCATTCTGGGCGACAAGACCCGCATGGAGCACCTGTCCATGAATCTGCAGGCCTATATCCGCCCCAGCCCCAGCAGTGGCACGCTGGGCGGCGTGGCCGAGAAGACCCGCGAAGCCATGCTGGTCTGCGAAGCGGCCGGCTATGACGTGGTCATCGTCGAGACCGTGGGGGTGGGCCAGAGCGAGATTGCCGTGCACGGCATGACGGACATGTTCTGCGTGCTGCAGCTGCCCAATGCGGGCGATGATCTGCAGGCCATCAAAAAAGGCGTGATGGAACTGGCCGACCTGGTAGTCATCAACAAGGCCGATATCGATCCCCATGCCGCCACACGCGCCCAGGCGCAAATCACCTCCAGCCTGCGCCTTCTGGGCATGCACGGCAATCCTGACCATGCAACCCACGGCGCCCTGTGGCAGCCGCGCGTGCTGCAGATCAGTGCCTTGCTGGGCCAGGGGGTGGATGCTTTCTGGGCGGCGGTTGCCAGCTTCAAGGACATGCAGACCAGCAATGGCCGCCTGGCCTTGCGCCGCGAAAAGCAGTCGCTGGCCTGGATGTGGGAGCGCATCGACTTCGGCCTCAAGCAGGCGTTTCGCCAGCACACCGAGGTCAAGGCTATGCTGCCTGCATTGCAAGCCGATGTGGCTGCGGGTCGCATCGCTGCCAGTACAGCGGCAAGAAATCTGCTTCTAGCTCAAATGAAGTAA
- a CDS encoding DUF389 domain-containing protein yields the protein MRPNLLFLFDLRQDQQDPSVIDATVRSGAQFGGTNLWVLFFAILIASVGLNTNSTAVIIGAMLISPLMGPIVGLGYGAAVQDLGLIRMAGKNLAIFVVLSLLTSVLYFTLSPLEQPQSELMARTFPTLWDVLIAAFGGAAGMVAVTRRSFSNIVPGVAIATALMPPLCTAGFGIAHGRWDMFGGAFYLFIINGMFIGVSTLGVAKLLRLPRQGELDEATRKRHRIIIVLGLTVVLVPSVWMAYRLVQQEVFASAAVRVARELETEPDSHVLMHEVDAGSRTLRLVLAGRVDKDQLREQVRRRMQSNGQADVTVLMRDAGDDSLNVEKLRQELQDGVNRTLVEQVKSMDAQLKRLQQNVAQAKAVAEVPAVKPVDARALLEEVQAQQPLVCALTLAQGERSAGDGAQPASVVVLDVAQPLSTHDKDGLSRWLGVRLEKSEVQLIERPDPRSLNSRDKNRRKQTTCLPKS from the coding sequence GTGCGCCCGAACCTGCTTTTTCTGTTTGACCTGCGCCAGGATCAGCAGGACCCGTCCGTCATTGACGCGACGGTGCGTTCGGGCGCGCAATTTGGCGGTACCAACCTGTGGGTGCTGTTCTTCGCCATCCTGATCGCGTCGGTGGGGCTCAATACGAACTCCACGGCCGTGATCATTGGCGCCATGCTGATTTCCCCGTTGATGGGGCCCATCGTCGGTCTTGGCTACGGTGCGGCGGTGCAAGACCTGGGTTTGATCCGCATGGCGGGCAAGAACCTGGCCATTTTCGTCGTCCTGAGTCTGCTCACCTCGGTGCTGTACTTCACGCTCAGCCCCTTGGAGCAGCCCCAGTCCGAGCTGATGGCGCGCACCTTTCCCACGCTGTGGGATGTGCTCATCGCCGCTTTCGGTGGTGCGGCCGGCATGGTGGCGGTGACGCGCCGCAGCTTCTCCAATATCGTGCCGGGTGTGGCCATTGCCACGGCTCTCATGCCCCCGCTGTGCACCGCAGGCTTTGGCATTGCGCATGGCCGCTGGGACATGTTTGGCGGAGCTTTCTACCTGTTCATCATCAACGGCATGTTCATCGGTGTCTCCACCTTGGGGGTGGCCAAGCTGCTGCGCCTGCCAAGACAGGGCGAGCTCGACGAAGCGACGCGCAAGCGCCACCGCATCATCATCGTGCTGGGCCTGACCGTGGTGCTGGTGCCCAGCGTGTGGATGGCCTATCGCCTGGTGCAGCAAGAGGTGTTTGCCAGTGCCGCAGTGCGTGTGGCGCGGGAGCTGGAGACGGAGCCCGACAGCCACGTGCTGATGCACGAGGTGGATGCCGGCTCACGCACGCTGCGCCTGGTTCTGGCCGGCCGGGTCGACAAAGACCAGTTGCGCGAGCAGGTGCGACGCCGCATGCAAAGCAATGGGCAGGCCGATGTGACGGTGCTGATGCGCGATGCCGGAGACGACTCGCTCAATGTGGAAAAGCTGCGCCAGGAACTGCAGGACGGCGTGAACCGCACGCTGGTGGAACAGGTCAAGTCCATGGATGCACAGCTCAAGCGCCTGCAGCAGAATGTGGCTCAAGCCAAGGCGGTGGCTGAAGTACCGGCCGTCAAGCCGGTCGATGCCCGGGCACTGCTTGAGGAAGTGCAAGCCCAGCAACCGCTGGTCTGCGCGCTGACCTTGGCACAGGGCGAACGTTCCGCTGGCGATGGCGCTCAACCGGCCAGTGTGGTGGTGCTGGATGTGGCCCAACCCTTATCCACGCACGACAAGGACGGCCTGAGCCGTTGGCTTGGCGTGCGATTAGAAAAATCTGAAGTGCAGTTGATCGAGCGCCCGGATCCCCGCTCGCTCAATTCTCGAGATAAAAACCGAAGGAAGCAGACAACATGTTTACCAAAATCCTGA
- a CDS encoding YdcF family protein has protein sequence MNLNAYESSASRNGGLPRSLLSLVGVVLLVDALVLMLMGHFNVGVLVPAVLGLAAVLLAWKWKAVQRWRKARALHERLWGIGWMAFALWLISLGLFWSRLSGLGLEPAQVPPVQAIVVLGSGTLNGHPRPVLASRLDTAAELARLQPQALIAVCGGVDWGETESEAAVMARYLQQRHGIAPQRLVLEQESTSTELNLQLSRPLLAERGVGPDAATAMVSSDFHLMRAMGIAKRQNLSAIYPVAAATPLATRFNAWLREYFAMASSWLLGEV, from the coding sequence ATGAATTTGAATGCATACGAATCATCGGCAAGCCGCAACGGCGGCTTGCCGCGCAGCTTGCTAAGCCTGGTGGGAGTGGTGCTGCTGGTCGATGCCCTCGTGTTGATGCTGATGGGCCATTTCAATGTGGGTGTGCTGGTGCCGGCAGTGCTGGGTCTGGCCGCCGTGTTGCTGGCCTGGAAATGGAAGGCGGTTCAGCGTTGGCGCAAGGCCAGGGCACTGCATGAACGGCTTTGGGGCATAGGCTGGATGGCATTTGCGCTGTGGCTGATCAGTCTTGGACTCTTCTGGAGCCGCTTGTCAGGCCTGGGTCTGGAGCCGGCGCAAGTTCCGCCGGTGCAAGCCATTGTGGTGCTGGGTAGCGGCACCTTGAACGGTCATCCGCGCCCGGTGCTGGCCAGCCGCCTGGATACGGCGGCCGAGCTGGCCCGGCTGCAGCCCCAGGCCTTGATCGCCGTGTGCGGCGGCGTGGATTGGGGCGAGACGGAATCCGAGGCCGCCGTGATGGCCCGCTATCTGCAGCAGCGCCATGGCATTGCGCCACAGCGGCTGGTGTTGGAGCAGGAAAGCACCAGCACCGAGCTGAACCTGCAGCTCAGCCGCCCCTTGCTGGCCGAGCGCGGCGTGGGGCCCGATGCGGCCACGGCCATGGTCAGCAGCGACTTTCATCTGATGCGTGCCATGGGCATTGCCAAACGGCAAAACCTCAGCGCCATCTATCCCGTGGCCGCGGCAACGCCGCTGGCAACCCGCTTCAATGCCTGGCTGCGCGAGTACTTCGCCATGGCCAGCAGCTGGCTGCTGGGCGAGGTGTGA